Proteins found in one Pyrus communis chromosome 15, drPyrComm1.1, whole genome shotgun sequence genomic segment:
- the LOC137717939 gene encoding putative wall-associated receptor kinase-like 16, with the protein MTMSKQKVLPQLIILIIIIIIIEVLLAAATSAQTPQLSTSPLPSPPPPGQIEVKPGCQDKCGNVSIPYPFGTKEGCYLNEDFLITCNSTHHDPPKPFLRKSNMIVTNISVDGKLYITQYTAVQCYEKSGRPIPGFTNSVTLSKFFISNTDNVFVAVGCDTHGYITGDKNGNYGYTGGCTTVCGSKDYVANGSCTGIGCCQTPIAQGMTSFEVSATSFKNHSSVYSFNPCSFSFVVQGGKFNFFSNMLWSDYLINTHLPVVLDWSVGNETCANVFEKKQVPNYTCQGNATCHDVENGSGYRCKCNEGYQGNPYLNDCYDIDECEVPELNTCKQKCINTEGNHTCSCHKGYHGDGRKDGEGCTRDPNFVIPIVVGIGVGVVSLLMCISWLYLGYKRWKLMKLKEKFFKRNVGIMLQQQLSERRGSSHETVKIFTTRELEKATKNYHETRIIGKGGFGTVYKGILADGRVVAIKKSKMVDQNQIEQFINEVVVLSQINHRNVVKLLGCCLENEVPLLVYEFVAHGTLFEYIHNTTKSSKFNAPWEIRLRIAAETAGVLSYLHSAASVPIIHRDIKSTNVLLDENLTAKVSGFGASRLVPMDKAQLSTMVQGTLGYLDPEYLQTSQLTEKSDVYSFGVLLVELLARKKALSFDKPEEERNLAMYFLSALKDDRLLQVLDDCIVTEANIEQLKEVSNLAKRCLRVKGEERPTMKEVAMTLEGLRRMVMHPWVNDESISEETEHLIGEISMETISYEGGGDSSSGYHTMRNHVELPVGDGR; encoded by the exons ATGACCATGAGCAAACAAAAAGTGCTTCCGCAACTTATCATcctcataataataataataataatagaggTACTATTAGCGGCAGCCACTTCAGCCCAAACACCACAATTAAGCACTTCacctcttccttctcctcctcctcccggTCAAATAGAAGTCAAGCCGGGTTGTCAAGACAAATGTGGGAATGTTAGCATCCCATATCCATTTGGTACAAAAGAGGGCTGTTACTTAAATGAGGATTTCCTCATTACTTGTAATAGCACACATCATGACCCCCCAAAACCATTTCTTAGAAAGAGTAATATGATTGTCACAAACATATCCGTGGATGGGAAGCTTTACATTACCCAATACACAGCCGTACAATGCTACGAAAAATCAGGTCGGCCGATTCCCGGCTTCACCAATTCTGTCACTCTTTCCAAATTCTTCATATCAAACACCGACAACGTGTTTGTCGCAGTTGGTTGTGACACCCATGGGTACATTACGGGAGACAAAAATGGAAACTACGGATACACTGGTGGGTGCACTACAGTGTGTGGCAGCAAAGACTACGTTGCCAATGGTTCCTGCACTGGTATCGGCTGTTGTCAAACACCCATTGCTCAAGGAATGACTTCTTTCGAGGTAAGTGCAACGAGTTTTAAAAATCATTCGAGCGTGTACTCCTTTAATCCTTGCAGTTTTTCCTTCGTTGTCCAAGGGGGcaagttcaacttcttctcCAATATGTTGTGGTCGGATTATTTGATAAATACACATCTTCCGGTGGTACTCGATTGGTCAGTTGGAAATGAGACCTGCGCTAACGTTTTTGAGAAGAAACAAGTGCCGAATTACACATGTCAGGGCAACGCAACGTGTCATGATGTCGAGAATGGATCCGGGTATCGCTGCAAGTGCAACGAAGGTTACCAAGGGAATCCATACCTAAATGACTGCTATG ACATTGACGAATGTGAGGTTCCAGAGCTCAATACATGCAAGCAAAAATGTATAAATACAGAGGGAAACCATACTTGTTCCTGCCACAAGGGGTACCATGGTGATGGTAGAAAAGACGGAGAAGGTTGCACCCGTGATCCGAACTTTGTTATCCCAATTGTCGTTG GAATCGGCGTAGGCGTCGTATCCCTGTTAATGTGCATCTCTTGGTTGTATTTGGGATACAAAAGATGGAAGCTCATGAAGCTAAAGGAGAAATTCTTCAAGCGAAATGTAGGGATCATGCTACAACAGCAACTTTCAGAACGGCGAGGATCCTCTCATGAAACGGTAAAAATCTTCACAACACGAGAACTTGAGAAGGCCACCAAAAATTATCATGAGACTAGAATCATTGGCAAAGGAGGGTTCGGTACAGTCTACAAAGGAATTTTAGCAGACGGCCGAGTAGTTGCAATCAAGAAGTCCAAAATGGTAGATCAAAACCAGATAGAGCAATTCATAAATGAAGTGGTCGTACTGTCCCAAATCAACCACAGGAATGTGGTCAAGCTTTTAGGTTGTTGTTTGGAAAACGAAGTCCCCCTACTAGTTTACGAATTTGTCGCCCATGGAACCCTGTTTGAATACATCCATAACACAACCAAATCATCCAAATTCAACGCGCCTTGGGAAATTCGTCTACGGATAGCTGCAGAAACTGCTGGAGTGCTGTCATACTTGCACTCTGCAGCTTCTGTTCCTATAATTCACAGAGATATCAAGTCTACAAATGTACTCTTAGATGAGAATCTCACAGCCAAAGTGTCCGGCTTTGGAGCCTCAAGATTGGTTCCGATGGACAAAGCTCAGTTATCTACAATGGTGCAAGGAACTCTCGGGTATTTAGACCCCGAATACTTACAGACAAGCCAATTGACTGAGAAAAGCGATGTCTATAGTTTCGGAGTTCTCCTTGTAGAGCTACTAGCAAGAAAGAAGGCACTTTCCTTTGACAAGCCGGAGGAAGAGAGAAATTTGGCAATGTATTTTCTTTCAGCACTGAAAGACGACCGCTTGCTGCAAGTTCTTGATGACTGTATTGTGACCGAGGCAAACATTGAGCAGCTTAAGGAAGTTTCTAACCTTGCAAAGAGGTGCTTGAGAgtaaaaggagaagaaagaccAACAATGAAGGAAGTTGCAATGACACTGGAGGGGCTGAGAAGGATGGTAATGCATCCATGGGTCAATGATGAATCCATATCAGAAGAGACCGAGCACTTGATTGGTGAAATATCAATGGAAACTATTAGTTACGAAGGAGGTGGCGATTCAAGTTCGGGGTATCATACTATGAGGAACCACGTTGAATTACCAGTTGGTGATGGGAGATAA